The Porites lutea chromosome 11, jaPorLute2.1, whole genome shotgun sequence genome includes a region encoding these proteins:
- the LOC140952436 gene encoding transmembrane protein 248-like, protein MIECKCCKNLFGFAASRPPCFVFTVCLAAFAIGLFSLGYFVQVYGWFDDVNDIQNKEWHSFLNHLASSEFCIFGNQTLRNATFVNSTNMTAPTPAGFTTVTVPVLDLFFTPSKGFGGVVNNVTHITVETPATELGLTGPWGNFMVNMTLTLSQPWTMDCQENMCKSVYVETCVSVTVPNDIVPQHLMSKSACNMSSEDVSIVQMNNVKKHATTVHQDDQQCINGIKAETALPLNDHKSPTGTMSLADASAVNLRLQYSSYFLFVLVITCILYGMIKGRPGKQNFNKKASLPL, encoded by the exons ATGATTGAATGCAAGTGTTGCAAGAATTTGTTCGGTTTCGCCGCTTCTCGTCCACCATGTTTTGTATTCACGGTTTGTCTAGCGGCTTTCGCAATTGGTTTGTTTTCACTTGGCTATTTCGTTCAGGTGTATGGCTGGTTTGACGACGTGAACGACATTCAAAACAAG GAGTGGCACTCTTTTCTCAATCACCTGGCCTCCTCTGAGTTTTGCATTTTTGGAAACCAAACCTTAAGAAATGCCACTTTTGTAAACTCAACCAACATGACAGCACCTACCCCTGCTGGTTTTACCACTGTGACTGTCCCAGTGCTGGATCTGTTTTTCACACCCTCCAAAGGGTTTGGTGGAGTGGTCAACAATGTCACCCATATAACAGTGGAAACGCCAGCCACAGAACTGGGGCTAACAG GGCCCTGGGGTAACTTTATGGTAAACATGACATTAACTCTCAGTCAGCCATGGACCATGG ATTGCCAGGAAAATATGTGCAAATCAGTTTATGTTGAGACATGCGTGTCAGTGACAGTTCCCAATGACATTGTTCCACAACATCTGAT GTCTAAAAGCGCTTGCAACATGTCCTCAGAAGATGTTAGCATTGTACAAATGAACAATGTAAAAAAGCATGCAACAACAGTGCATCAGGATGATCAGCAATGTATCAATGGAATCAAAGCTGAAACGGCTTTACCACTGAATGATCATAAGTCTCCAACTGGGACTATGTCCTTG GCTGATGCATCAGCTGTAAACTTAAGGCTTCAATATTCCAGTTACTTCTTGTTCGTGTTGGTCATCACCTGTATTCTTTATGGAATGATTAAAGGAAGACCAGGCAAACAGAACTTCAACAAAAAG GCAAGCCTTCCCTTGTGA